A genome region from Sphingomonas anseongensis includes the following:
- a CDS encoding DUF6804 family protein has protein sequence MSERRASRKPTTTACVKSKTSKQVSGRVSCFRCSYAERSLTSKWVWLASMAALAVALLELPYGYYVLLRLVVCGVCIHLAVQENNAGRTGWTWVLGAVAILYNPIFRIHLNRDIWSVVNIATILLFVVHMRSMRTVSKQTL, from the coding sequence GTGTCGGAGCGCCGTGCATCTCGCAAACCTACTACAACCGCATGCGTGAAATCGAAGACATCAAAGCAGGTCAGTGGAAGGGTTAGCTGCTTCCGCTGCTCTTACGCGGAGAGATCGTTGACCTCGAAATGGGTTTGGTTGGCCTCGATGGCGGCGCTTGCAGTTGCGCTCCTTGAGCTGCCCTACGGATATTACGTGCTCCTCAGACTGGTCGTCTGCGGGGTTTGCATCCACCTCGCCGTGCAAGAAAACAATGCCGGCCGCACGGGATGGACCTGGGTGCTTGGTGCGGTTGCCATCCTCTACAATCCGATCTTCAGAATCCACTTGAACCGCGATATTTGGAGCGTCGTCAATATTGCGACGATACTCCTCTTCGTCGTTCACATGCGGTCCATGCGCACGGTGAGCAAACAAACCCTCTAA
- the parE gene encoding DNA topoisomerase IV subunit B produces the protein MSDLFSSSSKPTPSDSYDASSIEVLEGLEPVRRRPGMYIGGTDARALHHLAAEVIDNAMDEAVAGHASRIEVTLEPGNRLTVTDNGRGIPVEEHPRFPGKSALEVIMTTLHSGGKFEGKAYSTSGGLHGVGVSVVNALSTETIIEVARDKVLYRQAFARGLATSKLETVGAAPNRRGTTVIFTPDPEIFGADARFSPDRLYKLARSKAYLFAGVEIRWRCDPGLTSPDVPETATFQFPGGLADHLREQLGERPAVTAEPFTGRQDFPDNQGSAEWAVAWPLYSDSSESYYCNTIPTPDGGTHEAGLRAALTKGIRAFGELVGQKKSKDITADDVFNGIELMLSVFIRNPHFQSQTKDRLTSLEAARFVEAAVRDHFDHYLADNMDRGRALLGSIVERMEERLKRRAEREVQRKTATSARKLRLPGKLTDCSQDAAEGAELFIVEGDSAGGSAKQARERKTQAILPIRGKILNVASATQEKIRSNSEIADLTLALGCGIRDKFSEDALRYERIIIMTDADVDGAHIATLLMTFFFQEMPELVRRGHLFLAQPPLYRLSSGAKTLYARDDAHRAELEASEFKGKKVDVSRFKGLGEMNPSQLKETTMSPASRSLIKITLPGEYEDRQAARDIVERLMGRDPAKRFEFIQNSAAAVDEQSIDV, from the coding sequence ATGTCCGACCTGTTCTCTTCCTCATCCAAGCCGACGCCTTCCGACAGCTACGACGCTTCCTCGATCGAGGTGCTCGAGGGGCTGGAGCCGGTCCGTCGCCGCCCGGGCATGTACATCGGCGGGACCGACGCCCGCGCCCTCCACCACCTCGCGGCCGAGGTCATCGACAATGCGATGGACGAAGCGGTGGCGGGCCACGCGTCGCGGATCGAGGTCACTCTGGAGCCCGGCAACAGGCTGACCGTCACCGACAACGGTCGCGGGATTCCGGTCGAGGAGCATCCGCGCTTCCCCGGCAAGTCGGCGCTCGAGGTCATCATGACCACGCTGCACTCGGGCGGAAAGTTCGAGGGCAAGGCCTATTCGACCTCCGGCGGGCTCCACGGCGTCGGGGTCAGCGTCGTCAATGCGCTCTCGACCGAGACGATCATCGAGGTCGCCCGCGACAAGGTTCTGTATCGCCAGGCGTTCGCCAGGGGGCTCGCAACCTCGAAGCTGGAGACGGTCGGAGCCGCCCCCAACCGCCGCGGCACTACCGTCATCTTCACCCCCGATCCGGAGATCTTCGGCGCCGACGCCAGGTTCAGCCCGGATCGCTTGTACAAGCTCGCCCGCTCCAAGGCGTACCTGTTCGCGGGCGTCGAGATCCGCTGGCGCTGCGACCCCGGCCTGACCTCGCCGGACGTCCCGGAAACCGCCACCTTCCAGTTCCCCGGCGGCCTAGCCGATCATCTTCGTGAGCAGCTTGGCGAGCGCCCCGCGGTCACCGCCGAACCGTTTACCGGCCGCCAGGATTTCCCCGACAACCAGGGCAGCGCCGAATGGGCCGTCGCCTGGCCGCTCTATTCCGACAGCAGCGAAAGCTATTACTGCAACACCATCCCGACGCCCGACGGAGGCACTCACGAGGCGGGCCTCCGCGCCGCCTTGACCAAGGGAATCCGGGCGTTCGGCGAGCTGGTCGGCCAGAAAAAGTCCAAGGACATCACCGCCGACGACGTGTTCAACGGCATCGAGCTGATGCTCAGCGTCTTCATCCGCAACCCGCATTTCCAGAGCCAGACCAAGGACCGCCTCACAAGCCTCGAGGCGGCGCGCTTCGTCGAGGCTGCCGTCCGCGACCATTTCGACCATTATCTGGCGGACAACATGGACCGCGGCCGCGCCCTCCTCGGTTCGATCGTCGAGCGGATGGAGGAGAGGCTCAAGCGCCGCGCCGAGCGCGAGGTGCAGCGCAAGACCGCAACCAGCGCCCGCAAGCTCCGCCTCCCAGGCAAGCTCACCGACTGCTCGCAGGACGCGGCCGAGGGCGCCGAACTCTTCATCGTCGAGGGCGACAGCGCCGGCGGCTCGGCGAAGCAGGCGCGCGAGCGCAAGACCCAGGCGATCCTCCCCATCCGCGGCAAGATTCTCAACGTCGCCAGCGCGACGCAGGAGAAGATCCGCTCCAACAGTGAGATCGCCGACCTCACGCTCGCTCTGGGCTGTGGAATCCGCGACAAGTTCAGCGAGGACGCGCTCCGCTACGAGCGGATCATCATCATGACCGACGCCGACGTGGACGGCGCCCACATCGCAACTTTGCTGATGACCTTCTTCTTCCAGGAAATGCCCGAGCTCGTGCGCCGCGGTCACCTCTTCCTCGCCCAGCCGCCGCTCTACCGCCTCAGCTCAGGCGCCAAGACCCTCTACGCCCGCGACGACGCCCACAGGGCCGAGCTCGAAGCGAGCGAGTTCAAGGGCAAGAAGGTGGACGTCAGCCGCTTCAAGGGCCTCGGCGAGATGAACCCGAGCCAGCTCAAGGAAACGACGATGAGCCCGGCCAGCCGGTCGCTCATCAAGATCACGCTTCCCGGCGAATATGAGGACCGCCAGGCCGCCCGCGACATCGTCGAGCGCCTGATGGGGCGAGACCCCGCCAAGCGCTTCGAGTTCATCCAGAATAGCGCCGCAGCGGTCGACGAGCAGTCGATAGACGTCTGA